The following DNA comes from Halorhabdus tiamatea SARL4B.
TTCAGCGACAATCGGAGAATCCTCAATCCGTTCCTCCGCCTGGTCAAAATCATCCCTACACGAGTACACGAAACGGTTTGATCGGGTAACCTGCAAATCTCGTTGGAACACCACATTTTCACGGTTGTCCTTCTCCCACACCTCCGGCATATCAGGGTAGACACTGGTCTCGATGATAGCCAGCATCACCCAAGGCGTCAACGGAAAATACACCTGCACACCTCGATTCATCAATCCCAGCTCACCGTAAGGCCCGAAATACAGCTCATTATGCCGCACAACCGGGAAGTCGGACGTATAGTACGGGAGATCAGAATTGTTCAAGAACAAGTGCCACTCCAACTTCATCAACATATCTCCGAACTGGCCGCCGGTTTCTTTGATCAAATCATTCTGCATCTCCCGCAAGGTGTCATCCTTCTTCGTCTCATCAATCTCCTCCTTCAATTCTTCCGCCATATTCTCCCGGCCAACCTGCTCCTCAATGCCCTCAATCATTCCCTGGATAGACGATCGCTCGCCGCGTGTCCTGATCATCTGAACACCGAGGAACTCAGCAACAGTCTCCTTCTCATCCTCTGATAGAACAGACAACGACTCGTTCTCTACTATTTTATCGTATGGATTCGTTACCCGACCCTCTAAATCCTCCAGAAATTCCTCCATCTCCGGCTCCAACTTCGTCTTCGGATCGTAGAAGAAATTCTCCGTCGCTGTATTCCTTACACTCGTCTCGAAACTGCGTTTGTTCTGTTTGTCGAAACAGTAGACAGAATCACCATCCGGCTTGGTAGAGAATCTACGGAGATGCAACCGGGGCACGTAGTGCTGAGAAACCTTCTCATCTCTCATACCTGGAGAACAACCGGCCAACCGTCATAAAATCTACCGTAAATCTAGGTTCCTACTCTTCGTCGTCGTGGATCTCAGCGTCAACATCCTCAATGCTTTCTTACCGTGGACAGCGATTTTCCTGATCCAATCCTCTGCAGTCACACTCCAAGAGTACTCATCCATGCGATCACGGAGATCTTTCGTGGCCCCCATCACTGTGGTTTTGAAAAAGCGTTTATCCAGATTGCTTGTAATGCAAGAGTATGAGAGACAACTTGGATTTTACAGAAGCTCTCAAACGGGTTCTACCAGACGCTTACCATGAAGACGCTGACGTTGTAGAAGGCCACGACGACGAAATAAGCAAGTTCCTCGGCCCTGCACTTCGGACGAAGCTCAGGCGAGATATGATTCAACGAGATCTCGAACCGGCCACGGAATCAACTGTGGAACTCTCGGAATTGGACTGGGAACCAGAGCTTTCCAGCGACGGAACAGATCTAGAAGATATCGTTGTCCGCCGGTACGTACCCATGGAAAAGTTTCTGTCGCTGCTGGAGAGCGGACTATGGTTCAGCCGGATCGACAACTTCGCTGACCCATTTGAAGGAATCGTCTCTGGAGAAACCATACGCAGGCGATGGGATACATGGTACTACTCCGAGTCAGAAGGCGACCCAGCACCATACGACGTGAAGGACTACGGTAAGGCCAAGGACGAGATTATTCGAAAACAGACCTTTGCATCCTGCTGGCGGTGGGGAGGAGAAGAATCCCGAGTGTTCTGGGATGCATACATTGGCGAAGACGAAGGCCTCGCTATCGAAACTACACTCGACAACCTACTCTCCGTGATCGAGGACACGGACCAAAAAATCGTAGTAGGGAAAGTGAACTACGAAGAATACCGAGGTGGCAGAGACCAGTTCGCTAACGACCATCTCGCCAGGGTATTCCACAAGCGGAAGGGCTTCGAGGACGAACAGGAGCTCCGTCTTGTAACCAGAGAACAGGTTGAGGACATCGATTACGACTGCAACGAGGGCAGGAACTTCTCGGTAGACGTATCCGCCAAACCAGGCCTTAACATAGAAGTAAATCCCTCGGAACTGATTGATGGAATAATACTGGCCCCTGGAACATCGGACTGGGTTATCGACACCATTACAGACCGGCTAAACATTGAAGACCTTGAAGTCAACCTCTTAAGATCATACCTCGATATCGATCCCTATAAGATACCGCCGGAACAGGTTGAATCCTTCATGAACAGCAGGAGAAACGAGCTGCTGGACACTGATTTAGAGGAGTACCGTCGAATCGACTACTACGATAATAATCAATCCCAGTGACCGGTCTCCTGATCCAACGTCTTCGTATCAGGCACTTGCTCGCCCTCGGAGTGCTCAAAGAGATGGTAGCTGAGCCGGCGTTAACACCGACCCCGCTCAGATGATGCCGCCGATGACGAGTAGTCCGACAACAAGCAGCACCGACGCGACAACGCTTCCCCCGGCCAGCCACTTGTTCTCCATCGCCTTCTCGTGAAGCGGCATATCGGCGTACTCCTCGCGGAACGCTTCGAGGTTCTCTTCGTCGTAGAAGTACTTCGTCTTCAGCGCGAACCGTTCCGTCACCGCACAGCCCGTACATATCGGCTCACCTTCCAGCCTCTCCGTTTTGATGTGACTGGAGCAGGCGATGACCGCGCAGTTCGGACAGTACGTATACGTCTCACTGATGCCGCTCATGTCACAGTGGATGCACTGATGGATGGCGTCCTCGGCGGTCACTCTTGACGGGCCTGCCGGGTAGTACTCGTAGGGATAGGTGTGCGCCTGGATGTCGGTAGTGTCCGGAATCTCGGGGAGGTACACTGGTTCGATCGACTGGACGGAGATGTCCGAGCGGTTCGGCTCACAAGTCTTGTTGTATGTGACGTTGTTGTCCCCGGTGTAGGTGACCGTCGTCGTGTGGTGCTGCTGGAGCCGCTCGACGGCCCACTCCTTGTACTCCGTTTGGGTTTGTCCGAGCCGGCTCTCCTCGTCGTCGTCGAATACCTCTCCGAATTGCTCGGCATCGAGGTCGACCGTCGCGTGGGGGTTCTCCGTGACCAACGTCGCGACATCCTCGTCGAGGACCTGTAGCTGCCCGCGTTCGGCGTGGGCAACGAATCGCGTCCAGTCGTTGATCCGGTGGATGACGCCCACCGACGTCTCGAAGACGGGGTTCGTGTCCGCGGTGACCGCGACCATTACATCGTACTCGGTGATGGAAACAACGAGTGGCTGATGGTTCTCTTCAGCCAGGGCGACCAACGACTTCATCGAACCCCCCGAGGGGGAGTACTGATGGAGACGCTTCGACTGGCGCGAGCCACCCCCCACTCGTCGAACGAGTTTTCGAGGCTCTCGAGAAAATCGGGCCCGAACTGGAGCGGTACAACGATCGGGAAGGGCTCTCTGGTGATGCTGATCAACCGTTGATACAGATTATAGAGGAGACTCGCCCTCCTCTTCCGGCGGGGACGTTAGCATTGCATCGAGGAGGGCTGGTTTGAGTTGCTCCAGCTTCGTGAACACCTCGCCGTTTGAGATGTACTCCACTGATTCAGGGATCACCACATCGTGGCTCTCACAACCAGCGCGCGGGCCGAAAAATAGCAACCTTGCGTTCGTTGTTGAACGAGCATATCCCTCCAGCTTTGTCAGTTTGTCATTCAGCTCATCAGCGTCCGTTTCATGGGTTACCTGCGCGACAATACTAATTTCCCCTGGATGGCTCCGACCGAGAATGTCGATATCGCGCAATTCGCTACCGGGTGGAAGGTTTTCACCGATGCTATACAGCTGAAGGAAGTGCGTGTACTCCTGTCGAAGATATTCGAGACAAACCGTTTCGAGTTGCCCCGGTGCCAAGAAGCATGCTTTTTCTTCAGCGCTAGCCTGATTTCCCAAGATCCCGGTAAGGGTGGTGGCGCCGTTATACGCTGCTCGTAGGTATTTCATATTCCCGTTGTCCCAAGTACCCAGTGCTCCCCGAGGGAGTTTAGCCGAAAGAACCGGGTAGTCACGATACCAGACCCACCGAGAGTCCACAAGTTGAAGCCCAGTATAGACATATCCGTCGTCTATATCATCGATATTTTGGAAGAGTTCATAGAGGGGACTGGAAGACTCTTCAGCACGGGTAAGAACCTCCGACTCACTTGTACCGACTGGTACCTCTAGATGTCCCACACATTCTGACCCTCGGCATCCAATCAATAGTAAGTGGGCCTGAGAGCTGTCATCTGGCTGCCTGACAGTCCCAATCTTCATACCACCTTTAAGATTTAGACTGCCAGAACCGTAGTCGGCACCCACGAGAGCCCCAGATTCCGCCCAGTCTTTGAGGTCCTCTATTTTATTACCGAGTTTTCGATAATTCTCCGTTCCAGTTTCCTCGTACCGTCCCGCACATTCGTCGGGATCTGTGGTAATCGGAGTATTTGAATAGTGAACAGCAATCAGGTCATCTTGATACATGTCTTCAATAGCCTCTGCTATGCAGTTGATTCTGTGCCGTATATACACAGTATCAAGTTCTTCGGTCATGGTCTGAAGGTGATTCGGCGTGTCCTAATCCTTTCGTTTATGGATCAGTTAAGGATCGTGAATCGAACCTTTGCGACCAAGATGAATTAACCAACAACCAATCCATATGGTTTGGATGTTGGTTAAGTTGAGTTTTAATGCGCCCGGAAGAGGGGCGCAGGGCGCGGGACGATGCAGTCGTAAGTCGACGGAGGTTCCTCAACTGAGTTGACCAAGATGAAAGATCCAGAGTCCAGAACCATCTTCTTTGGCGGTGACGGACGTACTGACACCGAACTACCCGAGTGGTACCGAGAGCGTCATGGAGATCCAGACCCCGTGACCTTCGCCGAGGCAATTCGTGATCTCTCGCAGGCAGCCGAGACGACCGTGGCGTACCAAAATCTGTACACCGACGAGTGGGGCGAGGTGGAGTGGTTCAACGCACTCGTCGAGCCAAGTCGAACTCGGGAGCAGGCCCGAGATGAGGACACGGAGGCGGACCCGTTGTTCCACGTTCTCACAGCAGTTACGCGATCATCAACCCGGTCAACGTCTACGAGCCTCGGGAGGAGATCCTCCGCGAGGAGAGCATCGACGGGACGCCACGACCTCTTTCGATGTCGTGCAGCGTGATGCCGTCATCTAGTGACGGCAACAGGTTTGCGTCCGTGGCCGGATCGGATTGATCAGCAAGGGCCTAATTACGGTCAGCGCCCTGTGTCGGCTGGTTCACCGCCAATCGGTTCAACACATGCGTGTTCCCCATACTCGACTAGAGGTTCACATTCCCAATAAGCCACGGCATGGCGCTTCCGCGTTCAGGAAAGACTTGATTTCCTCCAATCCCAGTACAGTCCCGAGTAGTCTCTGTTTGTATCCAGTTTCCGAGAATAGTTCCTGAATTCAGTGATCTCCGTGTTCTACCTCTAGCCCATATTGCTGGCGATGTGTTGGTAAATACTTTACAACTGAAATACATCCATATCCGGCCGGAAGGTCGGGCTACCTAGTTATCGGACCTCTTCCGGTTGTAACCCTAATCGGGGCTGGAGCCTCCGATCTCGCCCACACTGACTCTGGCCGCCAATAAGAGGCGTCAACCATTCGATGGACTTGTGTTCATATCCCACAATGTGGGAGAGGTTGTGTAGACTATCCCTCGGCAGGGAGGGACGCAATACCGCCCGCCAATTCGGGGTCAGGCAGATTATAGGGGTTAGAGGACCGGCCATCCTATCTCCCAACTCTAGTTTAAATACATAATCTTCCGGACGTAGCACAAGCTATAAGACAAATTCCTGGGAAATGGCACCATGGTTGAGGTTACGGGTATCGGCGTTTATAGCTGTGTGAAAACGGAGGGTGACAATAGTCCCGATCCTTCAACTGTAGGCGTTCTCCGCGATGAAGATCTCAACGCTGACGCCGGCGCTGAGGCCTCCCGTATCTGTGAAGAACTTATAGATACGGCACTTGATAAGAAATACGGGGATTCGAAAAGCGCCCGAAACCACCGGTTCAGCGCCGAGGCCGAGGTGGGGCGAACCGATGATGGCGAATCTGTTATCGAAGTGCTCGAGGAGATCAGAAACGATGGGGATATCGAACGATACAGCGAGTACATCGCCGACTGGTACATCACCGAAATTCAATCTCGCTCCGACCTGATCATCGTCGCA
Coding sequences within:
- a CDS encoding DUF4238 domain-containing protein; this translates as MRDEKVSQHYVPRLHLRRFSTKPDGDSVYCFDKQNKRSFETSVRNTATENFFYDPKTKLEPEMEEFLEDLEGRVTNPYDKIVENESLSVLSEDEKETVAEFLGVQMIRTRGERSSIQGMIEGIEEQVGRENMAEELKEEIDETKKDDTLREMQNDLIKETGGQFGDMLMKLEWHLFLNNSDLPYYTSDFPVVRHNELYFGPYGELGLMNRGVQVYFPLTPWVMLAIIETSVYPDMPEVWEKDNRENVVFQRDLQVTRSNRFVYSCRDDFDQAEERIEDSPIVAEPLSERQNVE